The Ciona intestinalis chromosome 11, KH, whole genome shotgun sequence genome has a segment encoding these proteins:
- the foxa-a gene encoding transcription factor protein, translating to MMLSSPPSKYQPFQQSYATGMNNMTNGMQPSYVNQMNPMSLTAAGNQVGFNQALPQGYGGVSFNGMGTSAMNGHSPHSVQIAAAAAAAVGSPPMGTAYAGMPTGVGITPNMALMLNRRTEKQYRRNYTHAKPPYSYISLITMALQSSPNKMMTLSEIYNWIMDLFPFYRQNQQRWQNSIRHSLSFNDCFVKVPRSADKPGKGSYWSLHPDAGNMFENGCYLRRQKRFKSNKKSKGAGPSSDEHSPLELVPNDAVSPPPSMSNPGSTHNSPHNSHETYADSDTDNKSPDLASSTAITSHDQLYNQQHTSLGHGMLQQIPAPTHDNSSANHPSQTNNPAYPSQTDHNDKLQHHHTQQQSAVEVSSPSNTPTSENMALNTHSLHELVPAGDKTDERTHHSIPHPMNQEHHLVGHEQDPSHHLYSHYAQATAYAAAVQHNSFAAVAAAHSFAPHPFSISSLMNVSDPQQQHYQQHPHHQSYTQAKDLRAYQDAVQYYNNGMNSLTGLMPPPSVNDTIPQCSIAPSGSPVNSASSSSVSTPSPSSSSSASHYSSALHYPLHQQQQLHIPSDHLNHQPDHTESAYYPGNRSSCREARSNTENPRGLAYPGGPHRLHHVRSHIFGSKRSSKATAMNYMMR from the exons ATGATGTTGTCGTCTCCACCGTCAAAGTACCAACCCTTCCAACAGTCTTATGCTACTGGTATGAACAATATGACCAACGGTATGCAGCCTTCATACGTCAACCAGATGAACCCAATGTCGCTTACAGCTGCTGGCAACCAGGTCGGATTTAACCAAGCTTTACCGCAAGGATATGGCGGCGTATCGTTTAATGGTATGGGCACAAGTGCGATGAACGGCCACTCACCCCACAGCGTTCAAATTGCTGCCGCGGCCGCTGCTGCTGTCGGATCCCCGCCTATGGGCACTGCGTATGCCGGCATGCCGACGGGCGTTGGAATCACGCCGAATATGGCGCTCATGTTAAACAGAAGGACCGAGAAGCAATACAGAAGAAACTACACCCATGCTAAGCCACCATACAGTTATATTTCACTCATTACAATGGCCCTACAGTCATCGCCCAACAAAATGATGACCTTAAGTGAAATATACAACTGGATCATGGACCTTTTTCCATTCTACCGACAAAACCAACAAAGATGGCAAAATTCAATCCGCCATAGCTTGTCAttcaacgattgcttcgttaaAGTACCGAGATCGGCAGACAAACCTGGCAAAGGTTCATATTGGTCGCTACACCCAGACGCTGGAAACATGTTCGAAAATGGCTGCTATTTGCGTCGCCAGAAAAGATTCAAAAGCAATAAGAAATCAAAGGGCGCTGGACCAAGCTCAGATGAACACTCACCGCTAGAACTTGTCCCCAACGATGCTGTCAGCCCTCCACCATCGATGTCAAACCCAGGATCCACCCACAACAGTCCACACAACAGTCATGAAACTTACGCAGATTCAGACACGGACAACAAGTCGCCCGACCTTGCTTCATCGACGGCCATAACCTCCCACGATCAGTTATACAACCAACAACACACATCGCTTGGGCATGGGATGCTTCAACAAATTCCAGCACCTACGCACGATAATTCCTCAGCTAACCACCCCAGCCAAACAAACAACCCAGCTTACCCCAGCCAAACAGATCACAACGACAAGCTTCAACACCACCACACTCAACAGCAATCTGCCGTTGAAGTTAGTTCGCCATCCAACACCCCAACCTCAGAGAACATGGCATTGAACACGCATTCCTTGCATGAGTTGGTTCCAGCTGGGGATAAAACCGACGAGAGAACCCACCATAGCATTCCACACCCCATGAACCAGGAGCATCATTTAGTCGGCCATGAACAAGACCCATCACATCACCTGTATTCTCATTACGCCCAAGCAACAGCATATGCCGCTGCAGTTCAACACAACTCGTTCGCTGCTGTAGCCGCCGCGCATTCTTTTGCACCACACCCATTTTCGATCAGCAGTCTTATGAATGTTTCAGACCCTCAGCAACAGCATTATCAGCAGCACCCTCACCACCAGAGCTACACCCAAGCAAAAGACCTACGAGCTTACCAAGACGCAGTGCAATATTACAACAACGGAATGAACTCTCTCACTGGCTTGATGCCACCACCATCAGTGAATGACACTATCCCTCAGTGTTCTATCGCGCCCTCAGGCTCGCCGGTAAATTCAGCTTCCTCGTCATCAGTGTCCACTCCGTCTCCTTCGTCGTCTTCATCAGCTTCCCATTATTCCAGTGCTTTACACTACCCGCTCCACCAACAGCAGCAACTTCACATACCCAGTGACCACCTCAACCACCAGCCCGACCACACCGAATCTGCATACTACCCAGG AAATCGCTCATCGTGTAGAGAAGCAAGGTCAAATACTGAAAACCCACGAGGACTCGCCTACCCAGGGGGGCCCCATCGCTTACACCACGTTAGAAGCCACATATTTGGCTCCAAACGATCCAGCAAAGCCACTGCCATGAATTATATGATGCGATGA